AAGGATGATGGGGAGGGCGATGTGCCATGGTGTCCCGCAAGGTTTGGTACTGGGCCCGTTGCTGTGGGACATCGCGTACGACACGGTACTTCTGGTATCGATGCCCCCGGACTCGGCGCTGACATACTACGCCGACGACACGTTGGTGCTGGTATGGGGGTCGGCATGGGGCAGGACCGTCCATCTGGCGGAACTGGCGGTGGCCTGAGCGGTCGCCACGATCAAAGGGTTGGAGCTGGAAGTGTCCCCCGAGAAATCCGAGGCAATGTGGTTTTGCCGGAGGGCCGATCACGGGACGCCTCCGGCGGACTATCGCCTGAGGTTAGTGGGGGAGGAGATCGGGGTCGGGGCCAGTATGAAGTATTTGGGTCTGACTCTCGACAACCACTGGAGCTTCGGCGCTCACTTCGAGCGTCTAGCATCGTCGGTTGAGGCGACGGCGAACGCCTTAGGACGTTTGCTGCCTCGCCTTGGCGGGTCCGGTGTCGGAGTGCGTCGGCTGTACGCCTGCGTGGTGCAGACAAAGCTCCTCTACGGAGTTCCGATCTGGGCAGAAGACCTGGTGACCAACAGTAGCAGTCTCCGGGCGATCAGGAGGTTGCACAGGGCGGTGGCCATCAGGATAGCGAGGGGTGTTTGCACCATTTCGGCGGCGGCAGCGGCCGTGCTCGCCGGGCTTCCCTCGTTCGAGCTGCAGGCCCTGAGGTATCGCGAGATTTATCTCCGCACTCGGGGTCTGCCGGGTGGGGTTAGCGCGGTGGACGCTGACGCTGAGGTGGGGGCTCGGCAAGAGCTGCTCGACAGATAGCGCGCCGACCTCAACACAAGGATGGACGCGCCGGAGCTAAGAGTCCTCGAGGCCGTCCTTCCAAACTGGGACGTTTGGTTGGATGGAGGCGCACCTTCTCTGACCTACAGGGTAACGCAGGTGCTCACGGGACACGGGTGCTACGGTGAGTATCTACATCGAATCGGGAAAGAGGCGACCGCGCGTTGCCACCACTGCCACTCTCTCACCGTGGAAATAGGATACGACCTCTCGTCGCCGGCAATTCTTGAGGCATTGCTGACGAGCGAGAGGGGCGGATTACCGTAGCTTCCTTCTACGAGCTAGTTATGCTGCGGAAGGAGGCAGCGGAGCGGCTGAGGGAGCGGGACTCCCATCTCGAGAGGATTGGCCGACGAGGGCGCAGCGGtgcccgttgacgcgcctacGCGGGGCGCGCGAGGGCCACCGCGATCTCCGATGGGGGTTGAAATTAGGTGCTAGACTCTCCAGCATCCGGGGGCCACCAAGCAGTccggttggggatccggacgGCCCCCGGGGATGGGACGCGACGTGACATGGCAGCACACCGCGCCATCTGCGGACAGATCGTTGTGCGCGGGGGGGGGCCTGGTGTGTCGCCtcagcggttcccgggcacccCTCGATCGCAAGAGGGACGGTCATCGTGGAAGTTTtggtcggttggagtccgacactaccacgccacTCTTCCCCCTAGAAGCGGCAGGTATCCGTGCgaatttcctccacgaaaaaaaaaaagaaaataaaaaggagcAAGAATTACGTATACCAGTCTTCTGCCCGTCAATGAGAAAGATATCGCGGCGAACTTCTCACGCTAAATTTGCTGATTAGAAATTCGCAAGTAAAATGATCCAGCTTCGATGCAACTCCGCTCCCTTTCCTTCCCCGTTCTCTCCGCTCTCTTCCGTTCTTTTTCCCCATTCCTTCTTCATGTTCCATTCATTTTCCTTTCGAATCTTTATCCGACTGTTCTATCCCGTTTTCATCCTTTGTTCCGACCGAAGCTTTGTTCTCCTTTGAACGGCGAGCACGTAGTCGCTTCAATACGAGATCACACGAATAGTCAATTATAACGTATGTAGCTGGACGTAATTGcgatttaaatgttttattgcGGCACATTAGTCGCAGAGCATAATTCAGAATAGTCTCGCGAGAGATCACTCTGTTCCGTTTTGGTCCCAACTGAGTGTACGGCAATTCGCTTTTGGTAATTCGCTTTTGAAAATAGCAAAAAATCTTCGCGCGATACTCGACTATTCAAAACACATGATACtgaaattttttcaagttTCGCCTGAACGATTTTTCTCTTGTTCTTTAATTAAGTCGaacagagtggttcgagagaTCTTTTTTGTACGTATCTGTTGATACAAGATGCAAGTTGCTTGATGAAGTTAGCTCGAGTTACCAAAAATTTCGCGGTCACCTTGAGTAACATAAGTTATCGTTGGTCTTCTTCAGACGCCTGTTTCTCAGTTGAAAGCCATTTCATTCCGGAACACCGGGGAAAAATTCATAACTCACATGAGCAATAGATGTATTTACAGTGGCAGTAGCTACGTTATAGTGCCAATGCCATTTTTCAAGTGTATTAGACCACGCGATGGAAAGCGCTTTTCTTTCTGAATCGCGATGGACAAATAAAAGCGAAGTAGGTAAAGAGACAGATTCGAGTTACGCTCTCCGTGTCCATATGTAGATATGAGCTCGATGAAAGAGTAATACCATTCCTAAAAATGATCTTACTTTATGTTTAGATGTGGTATTCACTCGTGACAATTTTCTGGGTGTATTCTAAAATCATATCAAACGATTCTATGACGCAGAGAGTTAGCCAGGTGTATCatacagtatatatatatgtcggagataaaaggacaccgggcccccccgttggaattatttggaaaagcctcaatactgtagcatttacgaaataacccagacacagtcattcgaaacttgagacaatgagtttaggctcgaggcgacaaccggtcgccgagcgtagccacggtcacgggatgaacgttccacctaaaagagatataaagttacatagctttcctttaaagaattggcagtacagacacttgacaataagacattccaacagccccgcagctcgccacacacagaccccattctttgggccagatgatcgccagatgccgatgcatcgtttacagtttatgttcagataacctgaggaaccgttacaaatcttaggacctagttaactaaagtccttcagattgacaaacagtctttattctatcagcctgtaaatctgtcacctattgcgggaagttatgggaaagcctgatttggtcatgtacgacgttgcctgctaggaactctctctctagggcggctagcatccttttctaaccgccaacatagaaattgaccaattaacagcagcgtctatttccctcaccctccgagtggaggctttctttgacgaatccgatgatctcgtgcccttaggcacaccccatcatagttttcctctgcagcgtcgtcgcgacggaaagtcattcttttctggcaatctgattagctaagagtcaatcaagcgttcctagtatcacgagtagtgagtcgagtccgacttagactttggagcaaagtatattcgttatcccgtggaccgtggattcgctatatcgaacctagggccattgtcattagcgtccagttaccgcgtccgatcgtcaatcttgtatcagccatacttgtgtaataaatatctgtgcgacaaccatgaacaacactggtgaagattcattatacgcccctaacgccaacccgacatcagaagtaggatcaccaccgtctacaattacggagcagcttctggccatcgtgagtcaattgaaagagcaagaggcgggtgcggaacctagggaagtatcaccaccgtctacagtTACGaagcagcttctggccatcgtgaGTCAATTGAAAGAGCCAGGGGTAagtgcggaacctaagggaGTATCATCACCGCCTACAATTATGGAGGAGCTTCGGGCCATCAAGTGTCAATTGAGAGAGCAAAAGGTGAGTGCGGATCCTAAGGAAATATCATTACCGCATTTCAATCCCGAAGTCGAGGGCGCCTATCCGGTCGCGTGGTGCTCACTTGTTAGTCAGTTCATGGACGAAAGGCCCATCCGTAGAGACGAGCTATTTTTCATCTTAAGCCGTACGCTGGGCGGTAGTGCCGCACCATGGCTCACGCGGTTACCGTTCGGTAAGGGCTTCACCTGGACCGAATTTAAGGGATTTTTCCTTACGCGCTATGGTGGTAAAGAGACGGCAACCTCAGCGCTAATGAAGATGGCGGTCGAACCTCAGCTGGAGGACGAATCCATAGGAGCCTATGGTGTTCGTCTCCGTTCCCTCCTTGGGGCAAGGTGGGATCATCTGAACGGGGTCGAGATGGTCAACGCCGccgttcttcatcacctgagtctgcgcgacgaacgtatcgagaaattagcgcttacaagcgacatcaagactctggaccaatttttgacggaaatgaatgctttccactacgcgaagaagaggctggcgccttcgtcagAAAATCCATCAGCTggccccgaagttaaacggcagaagctacctgGCCCCCGGATCAggtgtcgtcactgtggtattcccgggcataagatagcggagtgtcgtacgagaatgtgaaccgagagacaggagaaaagtcgaccggctggatcgtccaaggtgtcatgcttcaagtgtcgcggagagggc
This Bombus pascuorum chromosome 1, iyBomPasc1.1, whole genome shotgun sequence DNA region includes the following protein-coding sequences:
- the LOC132914693 gene encoding uncharacterized protein LOC132914693; the protein is MWFCRRADHGTPPADYRLRLVGEEIGVGASMKYLGLTLDNHWSFGAHFERLASSVEATANALGRLLPRLGGSGVGVRRLYACVVQTKLLYGVPIWAEDLVTNSSSLRAIRRLHRAVAIRIARGVCTISAAAAAVLAGLPSFELQALRYREIYLRTRGLPGGVSAVDADAEVGARQELLDR